The genomic window AGCTACCCGCCGACATTTTACAGGCAATTGCGCCCAATACCCGCTTCGTAGTAGAGGTGCAAAGCGATCGCGACAGCGTTGCGAAGCAATACCGCTTAATCCTGTCCCCCGTTCCCCTAGAGCAACCCTTTTGGGCAACCGCCACGCCTGAAGAACGTCCTGAACGGCTTCACCAGTGGGTACACCACAAGGATGGCCCTAATCTGCCAGACGAAGCCTTGCGACGGGAGAATATTTACGATTGATGACAACTTATCTGTTGCATACCAATGCTTTACTGAGAAGTAGCGATCGCTTCCTGGGACAGCGGTGCAGCAATGCTCAATGGTACGCTCTTGAAGTGTCAATGCTTCTGACTTTCACCATATTGTAGGGACGTCTGCAAAGATCGGACGCACATCTATATTTTGGTATCTGCTCACTCAATATAGAGCTTCATTGAAGGGCATACTCAGCATCGGAGTCCAAAACTACTAGAAAAGGAACACCCATGAAAAACTTCTTTTTAGGAAGCATAGTGCTGCTGCTTGCACTGTCGGGGACAGCAAGAGCAAGCGCACAGAATCTCACCTCCGCAGAAGCTTGCCAGAAGGGAGAACCAGAGTGCGTAGACCTCGTTATCGAAGAGATGGAGCGCCGATACGAGCTACTCGCAGAGCTATGCGACCATGATGCCTTGTTTGCACTTACCTACCTGCGAAGTACTGAAACGTTTCTAGAGACACTCGACGAAATTGGGTATGACGACCCTGCTTCCGTGGTTCGAGAGGATGCACTGTTCGCAGAATACTATTTTCGCCCTTACGACGCCTACCACTCAGGACAAGGCAACGTACCACCGGCTTGGCAGATTGCCTTTGATGCAGCACAGAATCGTTCAGTGGCAGGCGCAGGAAACCTACTTTTAGGCTTCAACGCCCACATTCAACGGGACTTACCCTTTGTGCTGTACGACCTTTATACCCAAGGCACTCCCGTAAGTTACTCAGACCATAACCGCGCCAACCAATTCCTCCAACAAGTGGATGTAACCGAGGAACTGGTACAGAAGTTTGACCCGACCATTGACGACGCAGACTTGCCGGGTGAAGAAGATGACCAGCAGCAGTTTCAACTCATCGCTCAGTGGCGCGAAAGAGCCTTCCGCAATTTTGAACGACTCCGAGATGCTTCTACCGACGCAGAGCGAACACAGGTGGCAGCAGAAATTGAAGGGTATTCAGCAGCATTCGCACAGGGAGTGCAACTGGGATTTGCTTACCCACCCGGCACGGATAGCTCTGCCAGGGATGCTTACTGTCAGCGATGCCAAGAAGGAAATCACGCTTCCGTTCCCGAACCCCATGCTGGGTCGGGATTATTGGTGGTGAGTGGCATTTGGCTGCTCATCAACAAGTTCAAACCCAAACGATTTGCCTCTCAACGTTCCTAGTCGTTTCGAGATTGAGAACCATTGTGTCCGGTATGGGTGCGATTCACTCCTGAAAAATCGCACCTGACACTAACCTAAACTTCAGTCCCGCAGCATCAATGAAATTCTAGTTGTTCATCCCCAAGCGATCGCCCCCACGTCAAAAAAGGGTTCAACCTCGGTGCGCGATCGCTTATTTTCTGTACCCCTTGAAGATATGACTGTGCGTTCGGTTGTCAAAGCTGAGTTGTTCTATGGTGCGCGGCGAAGTAACAACCCAACTCGAACTCTGGAACAGCAACAGGAATTTCTAGGGCGGTTTGCCTCCCTTTCTTTTGGGGATGAGGCTGCGATCGCACTTTCCCCAGAATCTTACTTCGACTTTCGCTTCGACTTAGGCGGCGTTCGATGTGCGCCAAAGTATTTTTCACTGCGATAGCGAAGCCACACCCGCAACTGCTGCGGAATCTGGTCTTTTTGTTCTTTCGTCAGCGTGTTGTAAAGGGCTAAAGCGCGATCGCGTTCTCCCCGACAAGCAGCATTATTATGAGCATCCCAGTAGCTACGGGCAACCCGAATCCGCCGACAGACTTCCTTAATGAGTGCTTCTCCCGTGAGGGGATTTTCCTGCTTTGCCATACTTCAATCAGAACGCCTTACGGTGAGAATCTTGAGTAATAAAAGTAATAAAGGAACCAGCAATTCGTTGTCCGAGTACACGCGAATCGCTGGCTGCGGCTATAAAGCGATCGCGCTAGGTGAATCGCCACTGCTAATCCTTATCTTCTCCATCCTTCTCCTCATCGTCATCTTTATCGGAGGAGCCAGTGGTCTCATGGCCCTCGTCATCGTCATCATCAGCCTGATTAACCTGGTTGGATTTTTGTTCCGATTCTTCTACAGGTTCGGAATTTTTAGCGGGTTCACTACAACCAACTAGAACGATATTACCTGCGAACATCACAAGCAGACCCAAGCAAAAAGCACTAAAAGATTTATTCCACAGCGGTATCATTTGGGATTTGGGTTCTCCATCAATACTATTCATATCTTTTTAAACTTTAGCGAACTGCACGGGATTTAAACCTTAGATTTGATTTGTCTATGGTCATGGATTGGGTTGTGGCTGGACTTGTGCTTGCCAGCCTCCATTGAATTGGCTATTCCAATGACCAGGTATTTTTGCACAAATGGGATGCTTCCGCCGATCGCCTTAAAATATCAGGTGGTTGATGGAAGTTCCAACAACTCCGGTTGTTCTTCAATCAGCGCCAGAGGTTGTTTTATTTGCCACGTCTTATCTTGGGAAAGTTTCAGCAAAGACTGATGATAATTTGCCAACGTAGCGCGATGTCCCACACTCAAGAAAGTAGTCCCTTTCGCTTGCAAATGTTTATACAACCGTTCCTCGTTATCCAAATCTAGGGCGCTGGTTGCTTCATCTAAGATGGCGTAGTTGGGTTTGTTTAGCAGCAACCGGGCGAAAGTTAGCCGTTGTTGTTCGCCCAAAGAGAGGACATCTGCCCAATCCTGTTCGGCATCAAAGCCACCAAATCTTTCCTCTAAACCTGCTAAATTAACCTGTTCCAGCACTTGCTTTAAGTGTTCGTCGTCAACCTCAAGGTGCGTGTTGGGATAGAGCAATTGATCGCGCAGAGTACCCAACACCATATAAGGACGTTGCGGCAAAAATAGGATCTGGTTCGATTCAGGACGAATAATCGTTCCTGTACCAGAATCCCACAAACCCGCGATCGCTCTCAGCAGCGAACTCTTACCACAACCACTTGGCCCCATCACCAAAAGTCCTTGTCTAGCAGCTAACTCTAGCGACAAATCTTCTACTAATGTGCGTTGATAGTTGGGCGTTTGCAGGTTGAGATGTTCGACGGCGAGGCGTTCTGCTTCCACGGTTTGAATTTTGGGCTGTTCCTGATTCGATTCCCTCCGCTCTAAAAATTCTGCAAAGGTATAGAGACGATTAATTCCAGCGCCAAACGTGGTTAATTGCTGGAAACGAGCAACCACAACATTCAGTGAGAAAAAGACTCTTACAAAAGCGCCTTGCGCTTCAGAAACTTTGCCCACCTCCATTTCTCCAGCAAAAATTGCGGGTGCAACCACTAAAGCAGGCAAGATAAACGGGATAAACTCATAAGCATTTGTGAGAACATTTAAGTTCAATTCCCAAACCAACAGCCGCTTGACATTCTCAAACACATCGAAAAACCGCTGCTTAACTTGGTTTGACTCTTGTTCTTCCCCTCGATAGAATGCGATCGCTTCCGCATTCTCCCGAATTCTCACCAGACCAAAACGGAGATTCGCTTCCTTCTTCAGTTGTTCAAAATTCAGTCGGACAAGCGGCTTCCCAAACACAACCGTCGTCACCAGAGTGCCAATCAAGGCATACAGCACCAGAAAAAGCACCAGAGGTTTAGAAATACCCCAGAGTACACTGCTGAAGGCGATCGTTGACAGCACTGACTCCACCAACCGCAGCAAAAAGGTGAGGGATTCCTGGGTAAAACTGCGAACATCTTCCGAAATCCGCTGATCTGGGTTATCGATTTCGGTGCCTGAGATATGCAGATTATAGTACGAGCGATCGCGAAAGTAGCTATCCACGAATCGATGGGTTAGCCATTTGCGCCATTGCAAACTCAGGCGATCGCGCAGATAGGTATAGCCTGCTAAAAGGGGTGCATAGATTACCAGCACGCCGATGAAAACGATCACGGTTTGCCAAAAGCGCGGCTCATCCTGGGCTGAGAGCGATGAAATCAGCACCCCTCGCTTATTGTTGAGGATGACGCTCAACCCCGTATACGCCAGCAAACATAGCACAACGCCCAGCAGTAACCCTCTGGCTTGCCATTTCTCATCCCCTGACCAATAGGACTTGGCGATCGTCCAAAACTGCTGAAATACGTTGAAATTCAATCGATCCATCGGCTTGCTTCCCTTACAACTCGGTCTGCCGGGAGATAATAAGTAAAGGTGAATCAGAGCAAAATTTACTCAAATACTGGTGTGACTCATCTCTGGGCAATTGTTAAATTATGCTACAAATTTCTAATACCGTAAGTATTCCAGAGTATGAGATTGAGATGAGTGCAGTCCGCTCTCAAGGGGCAGGAGGGCAAAACGTCAACAAGGTGGCAACTTCTGAGCGTAGTTGCAGCCAATCAATACAAACTTCTGCCAAATCTTCAGATGTAAAGGTGCGGAGTGCGGTGCCAATTGCAAAAGCTAACTGTACAAAGGCACGAATAATAAGTGAGAAAAGGGCAACTTTAGCGGAAAACTAGCTTGTTTATACTCAGTAATGTAGGTTGGGTTGAGGCACGAAACCCAACACGGTCAAGGCTTTGATGGGTTTCGCTACCGCTCTACCCATCCTACAAATAATTAAGTGCTTCTACTTATACTCAGCTTGATTTGGGAACAAAGAGCATTACCCCGATTGCAGAAAACACAACCACGTCAATACATTAATCAACAATCGTTACTGTGGTACCTAACTTCACCCAACCCTTCTCAATCAACTGCTGCAATGTGTTTGAGTCGAGATGGATGCAGCCACCTGAGTTAGCTTGACCAATATTCTCCGGATTGGGTGTACCATGAAGTGCGATTGAGAACCAGTAGGGCGTTCCCTGAAATGTACTCATCTTGGGACCCGTGATGCTTGTCGTTGAAGTGAGTCCGATATAGCCATTTCCATAGGCTCTGTCTGGGCTACCGTTCCCATCAAAATCAAGAGAATTCATGTTCTTGAATAGCTGAGCTAATCCTTGCCGAGGGTTAACTAAGCTGCGATATTGAGTAACCTTGACAAAACGCTTAACGTTATCTTGGGCAATCTGGTTGTACTCAGACTTTTTGTAGAGAATCAAGTCTACGCTCATCTCGCCTGTGGGGGTAACAAAGTCATTCATATTTTGTTTGTCTTTGAGTCCGCCCTTACCAATACCAATACTTGCCTTGTAAATCGGAACGCTTTGGTTATTGAGTACCTCTAAGCGCTTGTCTACTCGATGAATGAGCAGCGAGTAACGTTCTTCTTGAATGCTGTTGAGTTTATCAGCATTTTTTACGGATGCTGGGGAGAATTGTGGCTTGGCTTCAGTTGCTTTTTTTGGAGTTGGAACGACAGCATCAGATGATGTACAAGCGCATAGGGCTATTGGTAGTACTGCAACTAAGATCCAGTTTGAGATGAGACGAGATGTTCTGAACACAACTAACCTAACTGAGGCTTGCTCAACTAATTCTCATAATATAAGGGAGACCCTGTAAGTTGTTCTACGCCGTGTTTGATATTGCAGCTAGAGAGGGAGCTAGAGGCGAAGCTACTACTTTATGCTGGAATCAGCACCAATAGAGCGAAACCGGGCAAACATTTCCGTGCAATGCTGCACTGTTTATAGTCAACCGAATCAATCATGCTGCAAATTTCTAACACCGTGAGTATCCCAGAGCATGAGATTGAGATGAGTGCGGTGCGATCGCAAGGTGCTGGCGGGCAAAACGTGAATAAGGTAGCAACCGCCATTCACCTGCGCTTTGACATTGTGGCTTCCTCACTACCTGAACGCTACAAAGAGCGGCTGTTGAAGCTTTCCGACCAGCGCATTACCAAAGATGGGGTAATTGTCATCAAGGCTCAAGAACACCGCAGCCAGGAGCAAAATCGGGAAGAAGCATTGCAACGACTGCAAGACTTGATTAAGAGTGCGATCGCCGTCGTCAAACTCCGCAAAAAGAGCAAACCAACTCGGAGTTCTCAAAGAAAGCGTTTGGATAGTAAAACTAAGCGATCGCACGTTAAGTCGATGCGAGGGAAGGTTACGGATGAGTGAGTGGTACAGAAAAGACCTTGCTTATATTCACGATGTCGGCTTCAGGAGTTATGTTCTGCAAGCAATGCCAGGAATTCTGGCAACTCTCAAACAGCATGGCATTCAGGATGGACTGGTTGTAGATTTGGGGTGTGGTAGTGGTTTGTCAGCTGAGGAGTTGGTTAGGGCAGGCTACCAAGTATTGGGAGTTGATATCTCAGCTGACATGATTGAGATTGCCCGTTGTCGAGTTCCTATGGCTGAATTTCAGCTAGGCTCGTTGTTCAAGGTTGAAATTCCTGACTGTAATGCGGTGATTTCGATTAGTGAATGTTTTAACTACCTGTTTGACCCCGACCACCAAACACTTATCCAAGTGTTTCAACGCATCTATGATGCTCTCGCACCGGGAGGCGTTTTTATCTTTGATATTGCAGAACCCGGACAGCTGACTTCTGCAACTCCAGTCAAAAGCTTTACCGAAGGCGAAGATTGGATTGTTTTGGTGGAAAAACAGGAAGACCCAGATCGGCACATCCTGACTCGGCGAATCATTACCTTTCGGCAAGTAGGAAACGATTATCGTCGAGATGACGAGGTTCATCGCCAGCAACTATATGCAGCAGCAGAAATTGCCACGATGTTGCAACAAGTGGGCTACCAAGTCGAAATTCAGCGTTGTTATGGTCAGTTTGCTTTACCCAACGCCCATGCTGCATTGATTGCCAGAAAGTCTATGAACAACCCTTGACTGTTCCCGGTTGTTCCGGCAGCCATCAAGACTTTAAGCGATCGCAGATTAAGTCGATGCGAGGGAAGGTTACGGATGAATGAGCGTGCTGGATTGAATCTTTAATGCCAATTGCGGTCGGGTTCTGGCTGCAATCGTTTAGCCGCATCAATCACATCTTGCAGTTCTACTGGATCGCTCAAGGGGTCATCATCAAGTGTCGTGACCCGATTGAATTCCTTCTGCCAGCGTCGTAGCTCTGCAATGTATGGTTCGCAAGGCACCCGCTTTAGATTATCCCCTTCCTCCACTAAATCGTAAATCCCGTTGTGCAGCCACTTTCCGGTATGCCAATCCGGCATATCAACAGCAGGGAATAAACAAATGCCATGCAAATCCATCCCAGAATTAACCGCTGCTAGAGACTCTTCTACTACGTCCTTTAGCCACTCATCTCTGCCTGCTTCCATCCCACTGGTTTCGCCAACGATCATCGGTCTGCGATAACGTTCCCACACCCACTGCATTAAGTCATGGAGCGGTTTGATGCGATCGTCGTGGGGTTCTAGCGCCTGATGGGGGCCTTGTTCCCGGTATTCCATCTGACCGAAAGAATAGTGATTTGCGCCAACGATATCGAGAATTTCTGGGGAACCGCCGAGTTCGGGATGCTCTTTCCCATAGAGAATATCCCACGCTAAAAACGTATCTACATAGGTTTCGTGATGTGCTGCCTCGATTTGATCCGGGCGATCGCGCGGTGCGACCACCTGAACCAAGGGATCGATCTGGATCATCCTGGCGGAGGGTTCCACTTCTCGAATTGCCTTAACACCTGCGATCGCTGCCTTACACAAGGCTAGACGAAAGCGAAAACGGTCTTCTTTTGTGGTTTTATACGGAGCCACCCAGCCCCATTCTCCACCGCAGAAAGAGAAAAAGGTAATTTCATTAATCGGGGTGAAAAAATAGGGGCCAGGTAAGCGGGAGATCGTATACTCAGCTGCTGCGCGACAGTAACGGGCAAAGCGATCGCTAAACTCATTACTAAATGGATCGAGATCGTCTGGATACCCGTAGTGGCAGAGATCCCAGATGGGAACGATCTGCGTCTGCTGCATTGCTTCGATCATCGGGTCAATGCTAGAGAAGTCGTAGCCGCCATTACGATCGACTAGGGGCCAGGGAATCCCTTCCCGCGCCACATCAATCCCCAGCGATCGCAAGATGTTGTAGTCTTCCTGTGCGTGACGACCGTGCTGTGTCTCTGCAATCAGATTTCGCCGTCCCTTGTCTTTCCAGAGAAATGTCGAACACTCAAAGCCAGAAATGAAGAAAGTAGGGAAGATTCCAGGTCGTTGAGCCATGCGTTTGCTCTGTAAGTTTACTCGTCATGGTAGGCACTTTTGCTCATTTGAAACACTATCCAACGCGAGATAAATCCGTTGAGTTCCTTAGAGAAGTGTTTACAGCATTTCTAAGGAAACAGGTTTAGTGGGCGGTGGGAAGGCGGCATCTAAGGAAGCCAATTCATCAGCACTCAATTTCAAATCCAGGGCAGCATAATTTTGCTCTACATGGTCAATGCGGCTGGATTTGGGAATAACAATTACATTCTCCTGATGCAACAACCAGGCGATCGCTACTTGAGCCGCAGTAACTTCTCGTTCTTGAGCGATCGCCTTGAGTGTTCCATTGTTCAGCAAACGACCTTGCTCAATTGGGGAATACGCCATAATTGGGATGCTTCGTTGCCGGCACCAGGGCAATAAATTCCACTCAATTCCCCGTCGCATTAGGTTATAGAGGACTTGATTGGTCGCGATCGCGTTTCCGTCCTCCATCTGGCTGGCTTCCTCCATATCCTCGACATCAAAATTACTCACCCCATAGCTGCGAATTTTCCCGGCTTGTTGAAGCGTCTGAAATGCTTCGAGAGTTTCTGCTAATGGAACAGAACCGCGCCAGTGCAATAGGTAAAGGTCAAGATAGTCAGTTTTCAACCGTTTCAAACTTCGTTCGCACGCAGCGATCGCACCTTGCTTGGAGGCGTTGTGCGGATAAACTTTGCTGACTAAAAAAACGGATGCACGACGACTTGCGATCGCTTCTGCGATTACTTCCTCTGCACCGCCTTCGCCATACATTTCGGCAGTGTCAATCAGAGTTAGACCCAGATCGAGTCCGTGGCGTAAGGCATCAATTTCGCTTTGGCGATTCCTGGCATTTTCCCCCATCTGCCAGGTGCCCATACCAAGAATCGGAATTAATTGTCCAGAGGGTAGTTTAAGTGTTCGCATAGCAGTTTTCATCCATTCAAGCTATTTCTGGAGCGTCTGTTGAAAGGTCTTGATAGCATCAACGTGATTCACCATATTGATGCAACGTAACAACAAATCCACATCGATCCCTTTGATTTCCTCACTATTGGAAATCTTTTCGTAGTCCAGAGTGTTGCCCTCTCCCCGCAGGTGATAAATCTCTAGCACTCCGTCTTCCCAGAACCACACTTCAGGAATCTTCAGCCGCTTGTATGTCTCCAGTTTGTTAATGCCGCCACTGGTAAACACCACTTCGATAGCCAGATCGGGACGCACTCGACCAGGGGCAAGTTTATAGGATTTATCTGCCTCTCGCTTGACGGCACCCCCTTCACTTCCTAGGGTCATGGAGCCAGTTGGGGTGAAGTCAAACTCTGCCATAAGCAGGTAAAGCTCCAACAATGCGCCGATCCTCTCCTTTATTGTTTCGTGGGGTTCTCCTGGCATCCGTCGAATCTCCAGTACTCCATCCAGGAAGGAAAGCCGATATCCTGGACGGTCTAACAATTGCTCAACTGCTTTGAACTCTCTCCAGGTCAATCCCTCAAACAGGAGGGGTTCTTCCCTTTGGGGTGTTGCTATCGTTGCCGTGGTCATAAGAGTCTCTGGTCTGTTTCCAGATTAGGAGTGATTGGGTTTGGATGGCGATCGCTTTAACGTAACTTCTTTTATAGTATGGGTTTATTAAATCAGAAGGAGCCTGGTATTAGAGACCGATCGCTATCCTTAAAATTCCTTGCCTTCAAAGTACTTGAGCTATCTTGGATAAAACCCTGCAAGATAGTCTATGCTCACGCTTCGCCTTACCCAACACGCAGATAGTCAACCAGCCTACTATCGGGTTGAAGTTGCCTTGAAGGGTGATGGTTCGAGACAAACGGCGACAGTACGTTTCCAGTTCAAGCTGACTCAGCAGGAGCAGGAAAACATCCGTTGGTATTTGGAGGATTATCTCCAGTATCTCTCCGACCCTGCCCCTCAGATTGCAGCAAAGGTAGAGAGACGGATGGCGGAGATCGGAGTTGAGCTATTTAAAGAAATTTTTCAGGCGAATGATGATGCTCGTGATCTGTGGGCAACCCTGCGTCAGAACTTGAATCATACTCGTGTGGAAATTCTGACGGATATTGCCCAGGCAACAGCGATTCCCTGGGAATTGTTGCGCGATCCCAAAACCGATGCTTGTCTGGCGTTGCGATCGCCTGCGTTTGTTCGTAGCTATTCGCAACCTGCTCAACGTCCACGACTGCCTCAAACTAATGGAGATACCATTCGGATTCTACTGGTGATTTGTCGTCCTCAAGGTAGGGACGATGTGCCATTTCGTTCTGTTGCTAGTCGGTTGATTAAGGGACTTGGCACCAGAACTGATGGGTTTCAGTTAGATGTTTTGCGTCCACCGACCTTCGAGCAACTCAGCCGTGTTCTACGGCAGGCGAAGGCGCAAGGCAAACCGTATCATGTCGTTCACTTCGATGGACATGGAGTTTACCAGGATAGTAGTCAACTGACGCTAAACAAAAATCCGCTATTTTTTGCGGATCGTCGTCCGGGGATGCACGGCTACCTGGCATTTGAAAATGGGATGGCTGACGAGAATGTTGAGTTTGTCAGTGGTTCAGATTTAGGGCAACTGCTGGTAGAGACGGATGTCCCAGTTTTAGTGCTGAATGCCTGTCGCTCAGGTCATGCTGAGGCACAGGATGCTCCAACACAAATCGAGGGTGCAACTTCAGATCAGATAGGTGATGCCCATTCACCGGTGCGATCATTTGGTTCATTGGCGCAGGAAGTGATGGATGCAGGGGTAGCTGGTGTGGTTGCCATGCGTTACAACCTTTATGTGATGACAGCCGCTCAGTTTGTGGCGGATCTGTATGCATCGCTGGTGCAGGGGCAGACGTTAGGCGAGGCTGTAACCTCAGGACGGAAACAACTCAAGGATCAACCTCAGCGAGAAGTTGCCTACAAACCTGTGGCATTGCAAGACTGGCTGGTTCCTGTGGTGTATGAGGCAGCTGCGATCACCCTTTTCCCAGCACCTGTTCACTCGCAAAAGCTAACAATCCAATTGCATGAGAATGATGCTCTCCCTGTAACTGGAATGTTGGATGCTCAACTACCCAAAGCTCCAGATGCTGGATTCTTTGGACGGGATGAGACGTTGTTGGCAATTGACCGAGCATTTGACCATCATGCGATCATATTACTCCATGCGTTTGCTGGAAGCGGAAAGACCAGCACGGCGGCTGAGTTTGGTCGTTGGTATGCATTAACAGGTGGATTGCTTGAGGCTGGAAAACAGGGATACGTATTGTTCACGTCGTTTCAGCGATATCTGCCGTTATCAAGGGTGCTGGATAAGCTCGGTCAGGTTTTTGAGCGCGATTTGGAACGATCTGGAATTCAGTGGCTGGCATTGAGTGATGAACAGCAAAGGGCTGTTGCGTTGCAGGTGCTATCCCAAGTTCCGGTGCTATGGATTTGGGACAATGTGGAACCTGTTGCAGGATTTCCTGATGGCGAGACTCAACGCTGGAGCGAAGCCGAGCAGCAGGAACTGGCAGACTTTCTTCGAGATGCGCGAGACACTAAAGCTAAATTTTTGCTGACTTCTCGACGCGATGAACGAGGATGGTTAGGCGATTTACCTGTGCGAGTGCAAGTGCTACCAATGCCTATGCAAGAACGGGTGCAATTCGCACGAGCGTTAGCAAAGAAACATGGGCACCGTCTAACAAATGTAGAGGATTGGCGACCGTTGCTGAGATACACACAAGGAAATCCGTTGACGATTACGGTAGTAGTTGGTCAAGCACTGCGTAATGGATATAGAAGCAAAGAGCAAATTGAAAAATTTGTTGCTGACTTGCAATCTGGTGAAGCTGAATTGGATGATGACGAGAGCGACGGGCGAGCTAAATCTCTAAGTGCATCTTTGAGCTACGGATTTGAACATAACTTTACCCTAAAGGAGAAAGAGAGACTCGCTTTACTATCTTTCTTTCAAGGGTTTGTTACTGCTTTTGTATTTTCTACGATCGGTTATCCTGATAATGAATGGAGAACTCCAAAAGTTGCAGACTTTGAAGAATTTTATCGTACAGCTATATCAATACTGAAGCGTGCAACTGAAATTGGGTTTCTCCAAGAAATCGAAGTGGATTTTTATTGGATTCATCCAGCTTTACCTTGGTATTTCAATCGCTTATTTAGACAGCTTTACGCACTTAAGGAAACTAGACTATCTGCCACTTATGCATTTGTAAGAGCAATAGGAGACTGGGGGACAGGCTATCACAACCTTTACTTTGATGGGAATCGAGATGTGGCTGCTTTTCTAATTGCTGAGGAATTAAACTTGCTGTATGCCTTAAAATTAGCGATAGTTAATAACTGGAAAAAAGAGTTGAATGATGTAGCGAGAGGTCTATTTGCACTCTATGAACATATAGGTGATAGAAGCCAAGAAGAGAGCCTTACAGTAAAATTACTTCCCTATTTTGTTGATTCTAAAACTAGAGAACCAATATTAAATTTAGAAGAGGAGTGGGATAGGCTCACTCACCATTACTTCAAACTTCTACTTCATCATGGGCGAATGGAAGAAGCAAAACAACTCCAACAGAAAAAAGTCGAGTGGAATCGAAAGCAAACTCAGACAATTATAAATCTGTCGCCGGAAGAGTTGGATGAGACCCAAAAAATCGATATTAGGAACCTGGCTGTATCAATTGAAGGTATAGGTGTAATTTTTCGTTCGCAAAATAACCCTGAATGTGTTGGCTATTTTGAAGAAGCTGTATCACTTTATCAAAAGATCAGTAATAGAACTGCTGAAGCTGTGGTTGCACACAATTTGGCTCAAGCATATAAAGATATATCTGAAATTCAGAATTATACAGAAGCCCAAGAGTGGCTCTTAAAAGCTTTTCAACTATATGGTGAAAATGATTTCCTTGGAAAAGGGAAAAGCGCAATTCTATTTGGTAAGGTGTGTCATGAGCGTTTCGAAAAAGCGCGGCCTTTTGGAGAGGAGAAAGCCCTGCTTCGAGAACTAAATCTAGGAATAGAGTTTTATCACAAAGCACTTAAGTCTTTGCCTTCCAATGCTGTAGCAGACTTGGTTGAGGCATCTATAGGTCTTGGAGATACATACAGCGATGCAGTCGAATTTGAGTTAGCTTTATCGTATTATCAACAAGCAATTCGCTACAGTGAAGAAATCGGAAACTTTTACAAAGCAGCTCAAGCGC from Funiculus sociatus GB2-C1 includes these protein-coding regions:
- the arfB gene encoding alternative ribosome rescue aminoacyl-tRNA hydrolase ArfB, with translation MLQISNTVSIPEHEIEMSAVRSQGAGGQNVNKVATAIHLRFDIVASSLPERYKERLLKLSDQRITKDGVIVIKAQEHRSQEQNREEALQRLQDLIKSAIAVVKLRKKSKPTRSSQRKRLDSKTKRSHVKSMRGKVTDE
- a CDS encoding DUF5995 family protein, translated to MKNFFLGSIVLLLALSGTARASAQNLTSAEACQKGEPECVDLVIEEMERRYELLAELCDHDALFALTYLRSTETFLETLDEIGYDDPASVVREDALFAEYYFRPYDAYHSGQGNVPPAWQIAFDAAQNRSVAGAGNLLLGFNAHIQRDLPFVLYDLYTQGTPVSYSDHNRANQFLQQVDVTEELVQKFDPTIDDADLPGEEDDQQQFQLIAQWRERAFRNFERLRDASTDAERTQVAAEIEGYSAAFAQGVQLGFAYPPGTDSSARDAYCQRCQEGNHASVPEPHAGSGLLVVSGIWLLINKFKPKRFASQRS
- a CDS encoding class I SAM-dependent methyltransferase; the protein is MSEWYRKDLAYIHDVGFRSYVLQAMPGILATLKQHGIQDGLVVDLGCGSGLSAEELVRAGYQVLGVDISADMIEIARCRVPMAEFQLGSLFKVEIPDCNAVISISECFNYLFDPDHQTLIQVFQRIYDALAPGGVFIFDIAEPGQLTSATPVKSFTEGEDWIVLVEKQEDPDRHILTRRIITFRQVGNDYRRDDEVHRQQLYAAAEIATMLQQVGYQVEIQRCYGQFALPNAHAALIARKSMNNP
- a CDS encoding family 1 glycosylhydrolase, with protein sequence MAQRPGIFPTFFISGFECSTFLWKDKGRRNLIAETQHGRHAQEDYNILRSLGIDVAREGIPWPLVDRNGGYDFSSIDPMIEAMQQTQIVPIWDLCHYGYPDDLDPFSNEFSDRFARYCRAAAEYTISRLPGPYFFTPINEITFFSFCGGEWGWVAPYKTTKEDRFRFRLALCKAAIAGVKAIREVEPSARMIQIDPLVQVVAPRDRPDQIEAAHHETYVDTFLAWDILYGKEHPELGGSPEILDIVGANHYSFGQMEYREQGPHQALEPHDDRIKPLHDLMQWVWERYRRPMIVGETSGMEAGRDEWLKDVVEESLAAVNSGMDLHGICLFPAVDMPDWHTGKWLHNGIYDLVEEGDNLKRVPCEPYIAELRRWQKEFNRVTTLDDDPLSDPVELQDVIDAAKRLQPEPDRNWH
- a CDS encoding Precorrin-3B methylase — its product is MAKQENPLTGEALIKEVCRRIRVARSYWDAHNNAACRGERDRALALYNTLTKEQKDQIPQQLRVWLRYRSEKYFGAHRTPPKSKRKSK
- a CDS encoding L,D-transpeptidase; amino-acid sequence: MFRTSRLISNWILVAVLPIALCACTSSDAVVPTPKKATEAKPQFSPASVKNADKLNSIQEERYSLLIHRVDKRLEVLNNQSVPIYKASIGIGKGGLKDKQNMNDFVTPTGEMSVDLILYKKSEYNQIAQDNVKRFVKVTQYRSLVNPRQGLAQLFKNMNSLDFDGNGSPDRAYGNGYIGLTSTTSITGPKMSTFQGTPYWFSIALHGTPNPENIGQANSGGCIHLDSNTLQQLIEKGWVKLGTTVTIVD
- a CDS encoding ABC transporter ATP-binding protein/permease, whose product is MDRLNFNVFQQFWTIAKSYWSGDEKWQARGLLLGVVLCLLAYTGLSVILNNKRGVLISSLSAQDEPRFWQTVIVFIGVLVIYAPLLAGYTYLRDRLSLQWRKWLTHRFVDSYFRDRSYYNLHISGTEIDNPDQRISEDVRSFTQESLTFLLRLVESVLSTIAFSSVLWGISKPLVLFLVLYALIGTLVTTVVFGKPLVRLNFEQLKKEANLRFGLVRIRENAEAIAFYRGEEQESNQVKQRFFDVFENVKRLLVWELNLNVLTNAYEFIPFILPALVVAPAIFAGEMEVGKVSEAQGAFVRVFFSLNVVVARFQQLTTFGAGINRLYTFAEFLERRESNQEQPKIQTVEAERLAVEHLNLQTPNYQRTLVEDLSLELAARQGLLVMGPSGCGKSSLLRAIAGLWDSGTGTIIRPESNQILFLPQRPYMVLGTLRDQLLYPNTHLEVDDEHLKQVLEQVNLAGLEERFGGFDAEQDWADVLSLGEQQRLTFARLLLNKPNYAILDEATSALDLDNEERLYKHLQAKGTTFLSVGHRATLANYHQSLLKLSQDKTWQIKQPLALIEEQPELLELPSTT